One Impatiens glandulifera unplaced genomic scaffold, dImpGla2.1, whole genome shotgun sequence genomic window carries:
- the LOC124917944 gene encoding serotonin N-acetyltransferase 2, chloroplastic-like: MSKFLFHGNISIISPNSSFSRNSHHHSRSNVIVSSQPLSNNFSISDENLSSRGFDFRRSTEGLNLDQLNSVFVSVGFPKRDPEKVRIALQNTDALIWVQSVKNQRPVAFARATGDGVFNAIIWDVVVDPSYQGIGLGKAVMERLLADLVGKGITNIALYSEPRVLGFYRPLGFIADPDGIRGMVFSRKPKKK; encoded by the exons ATGTCTAAATTCCTTTTCCATGGAAACATCTCCATCATCTCTCCCAATTCTTCTTTCTCTCGCAACTCCCACCACCACTCTCGCAGCAATGTAATCGTTTCATCACAACCACTCTCAAATAATTTCTCCATCTCCGACGAAAACCTATCATCAAGAGGCTTCGATTTCCGTCGCTCCACTGAAGGACTTAACCTAGACCAACTCAATTCCGTCTTCGTATCAGTTGGATTTCCCAAACGTGACCCGGAAAAAGTTCGAATTGCGCTCCAAAACACCGACGCATTGATCTGGGTTCAAAGCGTCAAGAACCAGCGACCTGTAGCGTTTGCTAGGGCGACCGGCGACGGCGTGTTTAATGCAATTATATGGGACGTTGTTGTTGATCCGTCGTATCAG GGGATTGGGTTGGGCAAGGCGGTGATGGAGCGGTTATTGGCGGATCTTGTTGGGAAAGGGATAACGAATATTGCTTTGTATTCGGAGCCCCGAGTTCTTGGGTTTTATCGACCTCTCGGGTTTATAGCGGATCCGGATGGGATCCGAGGGATGGTGTTCTCTAGGAAACCCAAAAAAAAGTAA